A DNA window from Pyrus communis chromosome 3, drPyrComm1.1, whole genome shotgun sequence contains the following coding sequences:
- the LOC137729121 gene encoding F-box/kelch-repeat protein At3g06240-like, which produces MPDLSMDIIADILSRLPLKSVCRFRCISKSWLRLTSEPHFTKTHLDRFQKQKIIFSSKNSLFSLDPEAPLDDDMLPLEIDFPLKNHPNTEWVHVFGTSNGLVCIMPQPETFFIFNPTTRESLRVPDCPIPSHKCPPQPQEVGLNHAYGFGYAHSVDDYKFVTIAYGCMILIFSLRSNSWKGVQDFPYKHHLEGSGTFLNGAVHWLCGRLENGGNCIIAALDLAEEKFSDLPTPTSVTDYQTFTTGVLGGSLCLLYQHNREYSFWVMNDYGVKESWTRIFIAEPYSSTSLKPLCYWKDNKILLARSWKQLLLCNPNDGTCKNFLANGLPDKFCAGVYVESLISPSYHKNLQLRLIPITFYTFLLLVNMNYLLLVTELGKVLTKTSN; this is translated from the coding sequence ATGCCAGACCTTTCAATGGATATCATTGCCGATATACTCTCTCGACTTCCTCTCAAGTCAGTGTGCCGATTCAGGTGCATATCAAAGTCGTGGCTCCGTCTAACCAGTGAACCCCACTTCACCAAAACCCATCTAGATCGGTTCCAGAAGCAGAAAATCATTTTCAGTTCTAAAAATTCGTTATTCTCCTTGGACCCTGAAGCACCATTAGATGATGATATGTTGCCCTTGGAGATTGATTTTCCGCTCAAGAACCACCCCAACACTGAGTGGGTTCATGTGTTTGGTACTTCCAATGGTTTGGTCTGCATCATGCCTCAGCCGGAAACCTTCTTTATATTCAATCCTACCACTAGAGAGTCCTTGAGAGTGCCAGATTGCCCCATTCCAAGTCATAAATGTCCTCCACAACCTCAAGAAGTAGGGTTAAATCATGCATATGGTTTTGGTTATGCTCATTCTGTTGATGATTACAAGTTTGTCACGATTGCTTATGGGTGCATGATTCTCATTTTTTCGTTGAGAAGCAATTCGTGGAAAGGGGTTCAAGACTTTCCTTACAAACATCATTTGGAGGGTTCAGGGACGTTTCTCAATGGAGCTGTCCACTGGTTATGCGGAAGGCTTGAAAATGGTGGTAACTGTATCATTGCTGCTCTTGATTTAGCGGAGGAGAAGTTCTCAGACTTGCCCACACCTACTTCTGTCACTGATTATCAGACGTTTACAACTGGCGTTCTGGGAGGGAGTCTTTGTTTACTTTACCAGCATAATAGAGAATACTCATTTTGGGTTATGAACGATTATGGTGTGAAGGAGTCGTGGACTAGAATTTTTATAGCTGAACCATATTCATCTACTTCTTTGAAGCCATTATGTTACTGGAAGGATAACAAGATCTTACTGGCGAGGAGTTGGAAACAGTTACTTCTGTGCAATCCAAATGACGGGACTTGCAAAAATTTCTTGGCAAATGGCCTTCCAGATAAATTCTGTGCTGGTGTGTATGTGGAGAGCCTCATCTCTCCGAGTTATCACAAGAATTTGCAGTTGCGTCTAATTCCAATTACATTCTACACGTTTTTACTCCTAGTGAATATGAACTACTTGCTTCTTGTAACTGAGCTGGGCAAGGTTCTGACCAAGACAAGTAACTGA
- the LOC137730262 gene encoding auxin-responsive protein SAUR78-like: MKKMNILLRKCKSLSRQLGRSSSYSSLRSKSTREAIFRHENHELHPHHHHQTIIYVGSTRKRYVISSKYLNHPLLNALIDKSSKQKRGEEDDIFVNCEVVLFDHLLWMLENNAEDPSFGSTSESLEELAALYVF; encoded by the coding sequence atgaagaagatgaatatTCTGCTAAGGAAGTGCAAGAGCTTGTCAAGGCAGCTAGGGAGATCGTCGTCGTATAGTAGCCTAAGGTCGAAATCTACGAGGGAAGCTATATTCAGGCATGAAAATCATGAGCttcatcctcatcatcatcaccaaacTATAATATATGTAGGAAGCACGAGGAAACGTTACGTGATTAGCTCAAAGTACCTCAATCATCCGTTGTTAAATGCCTTGATCGACAAGTCATCGAAGCAAAAGCGAGGAGAGGAGGATGATATATTTGTCAACTGTGAGGTGGTTTTGTTTGATCACTTGTTGTGGATGCTGGAGAATAATGCAGAAGATCCCAGCTTTGGTAGCACTTCAGAGTCATTGGAGGAATTGGCTGCCCTCTATGTGTTCTGA
- the LOC137729028 gene encoding uncharacterized protein, whose product MARIGLCSQLLPSLLVPLKQRNHQQLMGVIATGFGRRRRFSAGSSSKISMSLKAGIVGLPNVGKSTLFNAVVENGKAQAANFPFCTIEPNVGIVAVPDPRLSVLSDLSKSQRAVPASIELVDIAGLVKGASQGEGLGNKFLSNIREVDSILQVVRCFEDNDVVHVSGKVDPKADIDVINLELIFSDLDQIEKRMEKLKKGKAKDSQTKAKEETERSTLDKIQNALMDGKPARSVTLTDLEKDAVKHLCLLTMKPIIYVANVAESDLAEPELNPHVKEVMNLAPELQSGVVTISAQVESELTELPYEERTEFLESLGVGESGLGNLIRATYSVLGLRTYFTSGEKETKAWTILAGMTAPQAAGVIHSDFEKGFIRAETVAYDDFVAAGSLAAARERGVLRSEGKEYIVQEGDVMLFRFNV is encoded by the exons ATGGCTCGAATAGGACTATGCAGTCAGCTGCTTCCGTCTCTGCTCGTTCCTCTGAAGCAGAGGAACCATCAACAGCTGATGGGCGTCATAGCCACGGGTTTCGGCAGAAGGCGGCGCTTCTCTGCTGGGTCCTCATCAAAAATTAGCATGAGCCTCAAAGCCGGCATCGTTGGCCTCCCCAATGTCGGCAAGTCCACTCTCTTCAACGCCGTC gttgagaatggaaaggctcAAGCTgccaactttcctttttgtacTATAGAGCCGAATGTAGGAATTGTCGCAGTTCCAGATCCCCGTCTCAGTGTGCTTTCGGATCTCAGCAAATCTCAGCGGGCAGTTCCAGCATCTATAGAACTTGTAGATATTGCTGGCCTTGTCAAGGGTGCCAGTCAAGGGGAG GGGTTGGGgaataaatttttatcaaatattcGTGAGGTGGACTCCATACTTCAG GTCGTTCGCTGTTTTGAAGATAATGACGTTgttcatgtgagtggcaaagTTGATCCTAAGGCAGATATTGATGTTATCAACTTGGAGCTTATTTTCTCAGATCTGGACCAG ATTGAGAAGAGAATGGAGAAGCTGAAAAAAGGAAAGGCAAAAGACTCACAAACCAAAGCTAAG GAGGAAACAGAAAGGTCCACCTTAGACAAAATTCAGAATGCACTGATGGATGGAAAACCAGCACGATCAGTCACTTTAACAGATTTGGAAAAAGATGCTGTGAAGCATCTTTGCTTGCTTACAATGAAACCTATTATATATGTTGCTAATGTTGCAGAATCTGATCTAGCTGAACCTGAGCTTAATCCTCACGTCAAAGAAGTGATGAATCTTGCTCCCGAGTTGCAATCTGGAGTTGTGACTATTTCTGCACAG GTTGAGTCTGAGCTCACTGAATTACCATATGAAGAAAGAACGGAATTTTTGGAATCTCTTGGTGTTGGTGAAAGTGGTCTCGGAAACCTTATCAGAGCAACATATAGTGTTTTGGGGCTACGTACTTACTTTACATCCGGAGAGAAG gaaacaaaaGCATGGACCATACTTGCAG GAATGACTGCACCTCAAGCTGCTGGGGTCATACACTCTGACTTTGAGAAAGGTTTCATTCGAGCTGAGACG GTGGCTTATGATGATTTTGTCGCTGCTGGTTCGCTTGCTGCAGCAAGGGAAAGAGGAGTT TTGAGATCTGAGGGCAAAGAGTACATTGTACAGGAAGGTGACGTGATGCTGTTTCGTTTTAACGTCTAA